One genomic segment of Kordiimonas sp. SCSIO 12603 includes these proteins:
- a CDS encoding TorF family putative porin: protein MKLHQNTNRNAVSSKTTLGLFAFALGVFSAPALAQNSGNDFSFSGSATFVSDYRFRGLSLSDKDFAIQGGLNLNHKSGFYVSTWASSIQEFAGSETELDLYGGYSGSIGNLSTNVGIIAYIYPGSDNTTYYEVYGSVSGTMKNISWTLGSAYAWDQNNIGGQDNIYVYLSGSRPLGNSGVSVNGYIGYEDGAFGTDKWDWNAGLSYSFQRYTLGVSYVDTNTGSGTGSAGVIASISASF from the coding sequence ACTAACCGTAATGCTGTATCTAGTAAAACAACCTTAGGTCTTTTTGCATTCGCTCTAGGTGTATTTTCGGCGCCAGCTTTGGCGCAAAACTCAGGGAATGATTTTTCATTTTCTGGAAGTGCTACCTTTGTGAGCGATTACAGGTTCCGTGGTCTTTCTCTGTCAGACAAAGATTTTGCAATTCAGGGCGGCTTGAACCTTAACCATAAAAGCGGCTTTTATGTGAGCACATGGGCTTCTTCCATTCAAGAGTTCGCAGGGTCTGAAACTGAGCTCGATCTCTATGGTGGATATAGCGGGTCAATCGGCAACCTTTCCACAAATGTTGGTATAATTGCTTATATTTACCCGGGGTCTGATAACACCACATATTATGAGGTTTATGGGTCTGTAAGTGGCACCATGAAGAATATTTCATGGACACTGGGTTCGGCATATGCGTGGGACCAGAATAATATCGGTGGGCAGGATAATATCTATGTTTACCTGAGCGGCAGCAGGCCACTGGGCAACAGTGGGGTCTCGGTAAATGGGTATATAGGTTATGAAGATGGCGCGTTTGGCACTGATAAATGGGATTGGAACGCTGGGCTTTCCTATAGTTTCCAGAGGTACACCCTCGGTGTTTCTTATGTGGATACCAACACCGGAAGCGGTACAGGCTCTGCCGGTGTCATAGCCAGTATTTCAGCAAGTTTTTAG
- the thiC gene encoding phosphomethylpyrimidine synthase ThiC — translation MPDNANTEFNVTTGALPGSEKIFVRSENRDDVRVPMREIHLHPSANEVPVRVYDTSGPYTDPKAKIDIYEGLPEMRKQWILERGDVEEYEGREVKPEDNGNASEKYLAPEFPVKKTPLRAKEGMNVTQMHYARKGIITPEMEFVAVRENLGRKAQAEKLEREGESFGANIPDYITPEFVREEIATGRAVLVNNVNHPESEPMIIGRNFLVKINANIGNSAVSSSISEEVDKMVWATRWGADTVMDLSTGRNIHNTREWIIRNSPVPIGTVPIYQALEKVDGIAEDLTWEIYRDTLIEQCEQGVDYFTIHAGVRLPFIHLTAKRVTGIVSRGGSIMAKWCLAHHKESFLYTHFEEICEILKKYDVAFSLGDGFRPGSIADANDEAQFAELRTLGELTKIAWEHDVQVFIEGPGHVPMNKIKVNMEEQLKHCHEAPFYTLGPLTTDIAPGYDHITSAIGAAQIGWYGTAMLCYVTPKEHLGLPDRNDVKEGVITYKLAAHAADLAKGHPASQIRDDALSRARYEFRWEDQFNLSLDPERARDFHDQTLPKEAHKVAHFCSMCGPKFCSMKITQEVRDYAAQKEEAETGMKQMSEEFKKLGSELYLPAEKIDAAE, via the coding sequence ATGCCTGATAACGCTAATACCGAATTTAACGTAACCACTGGCGCACTGCCGGGTTCTGAGAAGATTTTTGTTCGCTCAGAAAACCGTGATGATGTGCGCGTACCAATGCGGGAAATCCACCTGCATCCTTCTGCAAACGAAGTGCCTGTACGTGTTTATGACACCTCTGGCCCTTATACTGATCCAAAAGCGAAGATTGATATCTACGAAGGCCTGCCTGAAATGCGCAAGCAGTGGATCCTTGAACGTGGTGACGTAGAAGAATATGAAGGCCGCGAAGTAAAGCCGGAAGATAACGGCAACGCATCTGAAAAATATCTGGCACCAGAATTCCCGGTGAAGAAAACCCCACTGCGCGCGAAAGAGGGCATGAATGTCACTCAAATGCATTATGCGCGCAAAGGCATCATCACCCCTGAAATGGAATTCGTGGCTGTGCGGGAAAACCTTGGCCGCAAAGCACAGGCTGAAAAGCTTGAGCGCGAAGGCGAAAGCTTCGGTGCCAACATTCCTGATTATATCACGCCAGAGTTCGTGCGTGAGGAAATCGCTACAGGCCGTGCGGTTCTCGTAAATAACGTAAACCACCCGGAAAGCGAGCCGATGATCATTGGCCGCAACTTCCTTGTAAAAATCAACGCCAACATTGGCAACTCTGCCGTATCTTCTTCCATCTCGGAAGAAGTAGATAAAATGGTGTGGGCAACCCGCTGGGGCGCTGATACGGTGATGGACCTTTCAACAGGCCGCAATATCCACAACACACGTGAATGGATCATCCGTAACTCACCAGTGCCAATCGGCACCGTGCCGATTTATCAGGCGCTTGAAAAGGTAGACGGCATTGCCGAAGACCTAACATGGGAAATCTACCGTGATACGCTGATTGAGCAGTGTGAGCAGGGTGTTGATTATTTCACCATTCACGCTGGTGTACGCCTGCCGTTCATCCACCTAACAGCAAAGCGGGTAACAGGTATTGTATCCCGCGGTGGTTCCATCATGGCGAAATGGTGTCTGGCGCACCATAAGGAAAGCTTCCTCTACACGCACTTTGAGGAAATCTGTGAAATCCTTAAAAAATATGATGTGGCCTTCTCTCTTGGTGATGGTTTCCGTCCGGGTTCGATTGCGGATGCAAACGATGAAGCCCAGTTTGCTGAACTGCGCACCCTTGGTGAGCTAACCAAGATCGCATGGGAACATGATGTGCAGGTGTTCATCGAAGGCCCAGGCCACGTTCCGATGAACAAAATCAAGGTGAATATGGAAGAGCAGCTTAAACACTGCCACGAAGCACCATTTTACACGCTTGGCCCACTAACAACGGATATCGCACCGGGGTATGACCATATCACATCAGCGATTGGCGCGGCGCAAATCGGTTGGTACGGCACAGCAATGCTTTGCTACGTTACGCCGAAAGAGCACCTGGGTTTGCCTGACCGTAACGACGTGAAAGAGGGCGTGATCACTTATAAGCTTGCGGCGCACGCGGCTGATCTGGCGAAAGGCCACCCGGCAAGCCAAATTCGTGATGATGCGCTTTCTCGCGCGCGCTATGAATTCCGCTGGGAAGATCAGTTCAACCTGTCGCTTGATCCAGAGCGTGCTCGTGATTTCCACGATCAGACATTGCCGAAAGAAGCCCACAAAGTGGCGCACTTCTGCTCTATGTGTGGTCCGAAATTCTGTTCGATGAAAATCACGCAGGAAGTGCGGGATTATGCAGCGCAGAAGGAAGAGGCGGAAACAGGTATGAAGCAAATGTCTGAAGAGTTCAAAAAGCTGGGCTCTGAGCTTTACCTGCCAGCCGAGAAGATCGACGCTGCTGAGTAG
- a CDS encoding DUF2306 domain-containing protein has protein sequence MTRKILWLTMTVLALGVAGYALTNVAAPDLRSNFASNMFETTPVAAYGHLFFGFLAMAIGPFQFLEGFRAKRINLHRWMGRVYVLSVLLSAVAGFALALSAYGGLVAKVGFGLMAIIWFWSVSMAYTSIRAKNVAEHRRWMIRSYALTLSGVTLRIYLGLSFAAGMKFSEFYPVLAWISWVPNLLIVEWFMLQREKREKRAAA, from the coding sequence ATGACCCGGAAAATTCTGTGGCTTACCATGACCGTGCTCGCACTCGGTGTAGCAGGCTATGCGCTCACGAATGTAGCTGCGCCAGACCTGCGCTCTAATTTTGCATCAAACATGTTTGAAACCACCCCTGTGGCAGCATATGGGCACCTGTTCTTTGGCTTTCTTGCCATGGCAATCGGGCCATTTCAGTTCCTTGAGGGCTTCCGCGCCAAACGCATAAACCTGCACCGCTGGATGGGCCGCGTGTATGTGCTTTCTGTACTTTTGAGCGCAGTTGCGGGCTTTGCACTGGCGCTGAGCGCGTATGGCGGGCTCGTGGCAAAAGTGGGTTTTGGGCTGATGGCAATCATCTGGTTCTGGTCAGTGAGCATGGCCTATACCAGCATCCGCGCCAAGAATGTGGCGGAGCATCGCCGCTGGATGATCCGCAGCTATGCGCTCACCCTCTCAGGTGTAACACTCCGCATTTATCTGGGCCTTTCCTTCGCCGCAGGCATGAAATTCAGTGAATTTTACCCTGTGCTTGCGTGGATAAGCTGGGTACCAAACCTGCTGATTGTAGAATGGTTTATGCTCCAGCGAGAGAAACGCGAAAAGCGCGCTGCGGCATAA
- a CDS encoding SemiSWEET transporter: MPLSIELIGYVAAFLTSFAFLPQALMVWRTNDTKSISLGMYSLFTLGVALWLTYGFMLMSYPLIAANSFTLVLASSILVKKINNTRRGEG; encoded by the coding sequence ATGCCATTATCTATTGAGCTTATCGGCTATGTCGCCGCCTTTCTCACCAGCTTTGCCTTTTTGCCGCAAGCGCTGATGGTATGGCGCACGAATGATACGAAAAGCATATCCCTTGGTATGTATAGCCTGTTCACACTTGGCGTAGCACTTTGGCTTACATATGGCTTTATGCTGATGAGCTATCCGCTTATTGCCGCCAACAGCTTCACTCTTGTCCTTGCCAGCAGCATACTCGTTAAAAAAATAAACAACACACGGCGGGGTGAAGGCTAG
- a CDS encoding RebB family R body protein → MAVPTPVNGQITDAVTQANITVLAQAPAMAMGSLYQAQANALSILFANSVDAQAKLADSFEAITDERT, encoded by the coding sequence ATGGCAGTGCCAACACCAGTGAATGGTCAGATTACAGATGCGGTAACTCAGGCTAATATTACAGTTCTTGCGCAGGCCCCGGCAATGGCGATGGGTTCGCTTTATCAGGCTCAGGCTAATGCGCTTTCCATTTTATTTGCAAATTCTGTGGATGCACAGGCCAAACTCGCGGATAGTTTTGAAGCCATTACCGACGAACGCACATAA
- a CDS encoding RebB family R body protein produces the protein MADSSGSLNRQITEAVDYANQRVLGESGRVASGVLQQSAATSLSVLFASSVQANQRLHLLADQITAESAARMRIGAVASSGKAKGKA, from the coding sequence ATGGCGGATAGTTCAGGCAGTTTGAACAGGCAAATCACAGAAGCAGTGGATTATGCGAACCAGCGGGTGCTGGGTGAAAGCGGGCGCGTGGCCTCTGGTGTGCTTCAGCAATCTGCGGCGACATCACTTTCGGTGTTGTTTGCAAGCAGCGTGCAGGCAAACCAGAGGCTCCACTTGCTGGCAGACCAGATTACCGCCGAGAGTGCAGCGCGCATGCGGATTGGTGCTGTAGCTTCTTCAGGTAAGGCGAAAGGCAAAGCATGA
- a CDS encoding RebB family R body protein: MTQENDADLVEENINADTADAPEAEASSGDDNVVDIAENISADANDREEAFADHAEVGEDHELAEEALRAAEHATASSEDNVATMAASPEEAQAQFAELAGSIATGEGAADLALSSLCQSYAHALSLAFHDAVLNQQRRSALGQAAVARAAETIQDAKPEDFETQLSQLVKGLDALGVSASREMETFMGLSKQFSVATEQLMQVRQMTEASTNTSDAVAAE; encoded by the coding sequence ATGACACAGGAAAATGATGCAGACCTTGTTGAAGAAAACATAAATGCTGATACAGCCGATGCACCTGAGGCAGAGGCGTCTTCCGGTGATGATAATGTGGTTGATATCGCTGAAAATATTTCGGCGGACGCGAATGATCGAGAGGAGGCATTCGCGGACCATGCCGAAGTGGGAGAAGACCACGAGCTCGCAGAAGAAGCCTTACGGGCTGCAGAACATGCCACAGCGAGTTCAGAGGATAATGTAGCGACCATGGCTGCAAGCCCTGAAGAGGCGCAGGCCCAGTTTGCTGAACTGGCGGGTAGCATTGCAACGGGCGAAGGGGCCGCTGATTTAGCGCTTTCGAGCCTCTGTCAATCATACGCGCATGCGCTCTCTCTCGCTTTTCATGATGCGGTGCTTAACCAACAGCGGCGGTCAGCCTTAGGGCAGGCCGCAGTTGCACGGGCAGCGGAAACCATTCAGGACGCAAAGCCTGAAGACTTTGAAACCCAACTCTCCCAACTGGTGAAAGGGCTTGATGCGCTTGGTGTTTCCGCCTCCCGTGAAATGGAAACATTTATGGGGCTTTCAAAGCAGTTCAGCGTCGCGACAGAGCAGTTGATGCAAGTGCGGCAGATGACAGAAGCGTCGACGAACACGTCAGACGCAGTGGCCGCTGAATAG
- a CDS encoding DUF3291 domain-containing protein produces MPHGNTPAYHLAQLNIATIKYPKESEEMKDFMDALDGINLLAECSPGFVWRLKDDTGNATDYTMFDDKTLVNMSVWQDVASLHKYVYKSGHTHYIGRRKEWFEMPAEAHMVLWWVPAGHQPTVEEATERLLHLRNHGPSAQAFTFKQAYDAEGIEL; encoded by the coding sequence ATGCCACACGGAAACACGCCTGCGTATCATCTGGCACAGTTGAATATTGCCACCATTAAATATCCGAAAGAAAGCGAAGAAATGAAGGACTTCATGGATGCGCTTGACGGCATTAACTTGCTTGCGGAATGCTCTCCGGGCTTTGTTTGGCGGTTGAAGGACGATACAGGCAATGCCACCGATTACACTATGTTTGATGACAAAACACTGGTGAATATGAGCGTATGGCAGGATGTGGCGAGCCTTCATAAGTATGTTTATAAATCTGGGCACACGCATTATATCGGACGGCGAAAAGAATGGTTTGAAATGCCAGCTGAGGCACACATGGTGCTTTGGTGGGTGCCTGCGGGACACCAGCCAACAGTTGAGGAAGCCACGGAACGTTTGCTTCATCTCCGTAATCACGGCCCAAGCGCACAGGCCTTTACGTTCAAACAAGCTTATGATGCTGAAGGCATAGAGCTTTAA
- a CDS encoding class I SAM-dependent methyltransferase, with protein MKKLLTAVAGAALLATSSLALVPSTTADMQAGHVESAKLDKILAAQPEATKARYPFRHPKETLEFLGIAPGMTVVDALPGGYYGNILVPYLGDEGALYGVQYSLKHRGTDWATREDKDQRLANHKAWPERFAKNVAEWTGDSKIKTGAFLFGDVPADLEGKVDAFLLFRAMHHLNKHEDTTGTRTDAIADIYKVLKPGGIVGIVQHRAPEDADDDWAKGFNGYVKQSTIIDAMKAGGFELVDVSEVNANRKDQPVEGDFVWRLPPVLAGSRDDAEKRAKMQAIGESDRMTLKFRKPK; from the coding sequence ATGAAGAAACTACTGACAGCGGTTGCTGGTGCCGCGCTGCTTGCAACAAGCTCTTTAGCGCTTGTGCCGAGCACAACAGCAGATATGCAGGCTGGCCACGTTGAAAGCGCCAAGCTTGATAAAATTCTTGCAGCACAGCCAGAGGCAACAAAGGCGCGCTATCCTTTCCGTCATCCTAAAGAAACACTTGAATTTTTGGGTATCGCACCTGGTATGACAGTGGTTGATGCTCTGCCGGGTGGTTATTACGGCAACATCCTCGTGCCTTACCTAGGCGATGAAGGTGCCCTTTACGGTGTTCAGTATTCCCTGAAGCACCGCGGTACTGATTGGGCAACACGCGAAGATAAAGATCAGCGCCTTGCAAACCATAAAGCTTGGCCAGAGCGCTTTGCGAAAAATGTTGCTGAATGGACCGGCGACAGCAAAATCAAAACAGGTGCTTTCCTGTTCGGTGATGTACCAGCAGACCTTGAAGGCAAGGTTGATGCATTCCTTCTATTCCGCGCGATGCACCACCTGAACAAGCATGAAGACACAACAGGTACCCGCACAGATGCGATTGCTGATATCTATAAAGTGCTTAAGCCGGGCGGTATTGTTGGTATCGTTCAACACCGCGCACCGGAAGATGCTGATGATGATTGGGCAAAAGGTTTCAACGGTTATGTGAAGCAGTCCACAATCATTGATGCAATGAAAGCTGGTGGATTTGAACTTGTTGATGTTTCAGAAGTGAACGCAAACCGCAAAGATCAGCCTGTAGAAGGTGATTTTGTTTGGCGTTTGCCTCCAGTGCTTGCAGGTTCACGTGATGATGCTGAAAAGCGTGCGAAAATGCAGGCGATCGGTGAAAGTGACCGTATGACACTGAAGTTCCGTAAGCCAAAATAA
- a CDS encoding class I SAM-dependent methyltransferase: protein MKLNSISKLALASVVFSTVAFAGVVADDHIKAAVAHKDRPADDVTRDQFRKPAEVLEFIGIAPGMKVVDVNSGAGYYTEILARAVGMEGTVIAHNGPVYWDFVKNSIGERYEGRLGNVRNIYTGSENVAAAEGTVDVAMAVLSYHDYFFKHKARKGDENIPEILASIRKVLKDDGVFVVVDHVAPAGSGTEAGNTLHRIDPELVKEQVLAAGFKLVETSDILANSEDPHTISPFAEGIRGKTDRFIFKFMKK from the coding sequence ATGAAACTGAATTCTATTTCGAAATTGGCTCTGGCAAGTGTTGTTTTTTCAACAGTGGCTTTTGCTGGTGTTGTTGCCGATGACCATATTAAAGCCGCAGTAGCCCATAAAGACCGGCCTGCAGATGATGTTACCCGGGACCAGTTCAGGAAACCAGCTGAGGTACTTGAATTTATTGGTATCGCCCCAGGTATGAAAGTTGTTGATGTAAATTCCGGTGCTGGATACTACACAGAAATTCTCGCGCGTGCTGTGGGGATGGAAGGAACCGTTATCGCCCATAACGGCCCTGTTTACTGGGATTTCGTGAAAAACAGCATTGGTGAGCGGTATGAAGGTCGCCTCGGAAATGTTAGAAATATCTATACAGGTTCTGAAAATGTTGCAGCTGCTGAAGGGACAGTGGATGTAGCGATGGCTGTGCTGTCTTATCATGATTATTTCTTCAAACACAAAGCCCGTAAGGGTGATGAGAACATTCCCGAAATACTGGCGTCTATCCGTAAGGTGCTAAAGGATGATGGTGTGTTTGTCGTGGTTGATCATGTGGCGCCAGCAGGAAGCGGTACAGAAGCCGGTAATACTCTTCACCGTATTGATCCTGAACTTGTGAAAGAACAGGTATTGGCGGCTGGTTTTAAGCTGGTGGAAACAAGTGATATTCTTGCGAATTCTGAAGATCCACATACGATCTCGCCATTTGCTGAGGGTATTCGCGGTAAAACAGATCGTTTCATTTTCAAATTTATGAAAAAATAA
- a CDS encoding class I SAM-dependent methyltransferase codes for MSETDQEKRSFFKGFGGFALLIIAIGSATAIFSERDKDYSEAGPQSLMALVTSEDRPENHKARDQYRHPLETLTFFDVQPEMKVVEIFPGGPGGFYRRIIEPYIEGAGKGGAYYPVNGGIGWPSEQVEDLPYGEIDMALVFRAHGFLIYGDPAQDHVDDLFKMLKPGGYLGIVDHAGDESIPQDPEAESGYVNASYFRAMAEKAGFEFVKESDVNRNPKDTKDHPDGLYSLPPSLRSGDEDKYRAIGESDRFTHLYRKPG; via the coding sequence ATGTCTGAAACAGATCAAGAGAAACGCAGTTTTTTTAAGGGCTTTGGTGGGTTTGCATTGTTGATAATCGCTATTGGTTCGGCAACAGCTATATTTTCTGAGCGTGATAAAGACTATTCGGAAGCAGGTCCACAAAGCTTGATGGCACTGGTGACAAGTGAAGATCGTCCTGAAAACCATAAGGCCCGTGATCAGTATCGTCACCCGCTTGAAACGCTTACTTTCTTTGATGTACAGCCTGAAATGAAAGTTGTGGAAATTTTCCCGGGTGGTCCGGGTGGTTTCTACCGCCGGATTATCGAACCTTATATTGAAGGTGCAGGCAAGGGTGGTGCCTATTACCCTGTGAATGGCGGTATCGGCTGGCCATCCGAGCAGGTAGAAGATCTTCCGTATGGTGAGATTGATATGGCGCTTGTGTTCCGTGCCCATGGTTTCTTGATTTATGGTGATCCAGCACAGGATCATGTGGATGATCTTTTCAAAATGCTGAAACCCGGTGGTTACCTTGGTATTGTGGATCACGCAGGTGATGAAAGTATCCCGCAGGACCCGGAAGCTGAAAGCGGTTATGTTAATGCCAGTTATTTCCGTGCAATGGCAGAGAAGGCGGGTTTTGAATTCGTAAAAGAAAGCGATGTAAACAGAAACCCTAAGGATACCAAAGACCATCCGGATGGGCTTTATTCACTTCCGCCAAGCCTCAGAAGCGGTGATGAAGATAAATATCGCGCGATCGGTGAAAGTGACCGCTTTACGCACCTATACCGCAAGCCGGGCTAA
- a CDS encoding response regulator transcription factor: protein MEPANQISILIVDDHAIVRRGLVSLLKTIPEFCVIGEAGSGAETLEFCARHTPDIILMDLFLPDISGVQVAQKIKTTCPQANIIMLTSHEGDEFLVEATNAGITSYLLKDIPPEELVKTIKSSHRGETTLSPRLAKSLMQQIASSKEDEPPHEQLTKREFEVLQTIAKGFSNAEIAEELSIGEKTVKTHVSSILSKLYLSDRTQAAIYAWRNKLV from the coding sequence ATGGAACCCGCTAACCAGATTTCCATTCTGATTGTTGATGATCACGCTATCGTACGGCGCGGGCTGGTTTCTCTTTTAAAAACCATTCCTGAGTTTTGCGTCATCGGAGAAGCTGGTAGCGGTGCAGAAACCCTTGAGTTTTGCGCCCGGCATACCCCCGATATTATTTTAATGGATTTATTTCTACCTGATATCTCGGGTGTTCAAGTAGCACAGAAAATCAAAACAACCTGCCCTCAAGCCAATATCATCATGCTAACGAGCCACGAGGGTGATGAGTTTCTTGTAGAAGCAACTAACGCGGGGATCACATCCTATCTTCTCAAAGATATTCCGCCAGAAGAGCTGGTAAAAACCATCAAAAGCAGCCACCGCGGAGAGACAACTCTCAGCCCACGTTTGGCTAAATCCCTGATGCAACAGATTGCTAGCTCCAAAGAAGATGAGCCGCCCCATGAGCAGCTCACTAAAAGAGAATTCGAAGTATTGCAGACCATCGCAAAAGGCTTCTCTAATGCCGAGATAGCGGAAGAGCTCTCTATTGGCGAAAAGACTGTGAAAACCCACGTCAGCTCGATCCTTAGCAAGCTCTATCTCTCTGACCGCACACAGGCGGCCATCTACGCTTGGCGGAATAAGCTGGTTTAG
- a CDS encoding histidine kinase: MFRVQNINKARSKLWWRMARNSVLAFVFVFFVINLGTFMVTNYHDHHTALQHHHLQKWVTEEALPHLAHAMETGQPLSEEAINTAASTFDHYHTRVPWSKDPLGFYFNKARSGRVYTKLTITNYIQDKSTTAFWPREVEELNKKNHIYYRSFTLPVITEQGEEIGSAQYQIYAPFEFLRALQCGLTFPYYLWELLFSAIFAGVISALLTASGYSSRLSEIVKVTDRWSAGDFSKRIQEKGSDEITDHMKRLNEMAEELQEIVQLRQLISARNERDFFASELHDTVKQNVFGLSMQLGALKANQNLPNEVSVQIEEASKTVEEINKEIVTLLNNLKTDASATSNLAETLESITAKFREEKDLSIRLQATTVKVSENEAHHIKRIVQESLNNIWKHASATDTEITLALKGNRWVLSICDDGKGFDETNIKPNQFGLTNLKERASKIGAEVAIITGTGKGTCIEISWRATANNGQTYGTR, from the coding sequence ATGTTTAGGGTACAGAACATTAATAAAGCCAGATCAAAGCTTTGGTGGCGTATGGCGCGTAACAGCGTGCTCGCATTCGTCTTTGTCTTCTTTGTGATTAATCTTGGTACCTTTATGGTTACCAATTATCATGATCACCATACGGCGCTTCAGCATCACCACTTGCAAAAATGGGTGACCGAAGAAGCCCTACCTCACCTCGCTCATGCAATGGAAACTGGTCAGCCATTATCAGAAGAAGCAATCAATACCGCAGCCAGCACTTTTGACCATTACCACACCCGCGTGCCATGGAGCAAAGATCCGCTGGGCTTTTATTTTAACAAAGCCCGTAGCGGAAGAGTTTATACAAAACTTACCATCACCAATTATATTCAGGATAAAAGCACAACCGCTTTCTGGCCTAGAGAAGTTGAAGAACTTAATAAAAAAAATCATATTTATTACCGCTCTTTCACGCTTCCAGTTATCACTGAACAAGGTGAAGAAATTGGCTCCGCCCAATATCAGATATATGCCCCTTTTGAGTTTTTAAGAGCTCTTCAATGCGGCCTTACTTTTCCCTATTACCTTTGGGAATTGTTGTTTTCTGCTATTTTCGCAGGTGTGATAAGTGCCCTACTTACAGCTTCTGGGTATTCCTCTCGCCTCAGTGAAATTGTAAAAGTAACAGACCGCTGGTCAGCGGGTGATTTCTCCAAACGCATTCAGGAAAAAGGGTCTGATGAAATTACAGACCATATGAAACGGCTGAACGAAATGGCAGAAGAACTTCAGGAAATTGTTCAGTTGAGGCAGTTGATCTCAGCGCGTAATGAGCGTGATTTTTTCGCAAGCGAGTTACACGATACAGTAAAGCAGAATGTATTTGGCCTCTCCATGCAGCTGGGTGCTCTGAAAGCAAATCAGAACTTGCCGAACGAGGTTTCAGTTCAAATCGAAGAAGCCAGTAAAACCGTTGAGGAAATCAACAAGGAAATTGTCACTCTCCTCAACAATTTAAAAACTGATGCAAGCGCGACAAGCAATTTGGCGGAAACTCTGGAATCCATAACTGCTAAATTCCGTGAAGAGAAAGACCTATCCATCAGGCTTCAGGCAACCACCGTAAAAGTATCGGAAAATGAAGCGCACCATATTAAGCGTATTGTGCAGGAAAGCCTAAACAATATATGGAAACATGCCTCAGCAACCGATACTGAAATCACTTTAGCCCTTAAAGGTAACCGCTGGGTGCTCAGCATTTGTGATGACGGCAAAGGCTTTGATGAAACCAATATAAAACCAAACCAGTTTGGTTTAACCAATCTGAAAGAACGTGCCAGCAAAATTGGTGCAGAAGTTGCCATCATCACGGGCACCGGAAAAGGCACCTGTATTGAAATAAGCTGGCGTGCGACAGCAAATAACGGACAAACCTATGGAACCCGCTAA